The following are from one region of the Euleptes europaea isolate rEulEur1 chromosome 11, rEulEur1.hap1, whole genome shotgun sequence genome:
- the LOC130484686 gene encoding 7-alpha-hydroxycholest-4-en-3-one 12-alpha-hydroxylase-like, with protein sequence MHFWESVLCALLASLFAAILGGLYLTGAFRKRRPKEPPLEKGLIPWLGHGISFQKNPVEFLEKMKKKHGDIFTVLVGGNYINFMMDPHTYGTIVKESKDKLDFDTFASTVLYNAFGFHPSKSHHKVVQEVSKKYLRNKNLADLNQVMMENLKTVMLQHLGSGDGERPWQQDGVLHFSYKAMFQAAFLTLFGSDPCKSGDSKESLKDHRAPQCGEWFEDFQKFDSYFPQMVMGMLDPGTKKETERLKNFFWDVLSVEMLSQKENISNWVAEIDSQTGADITEKMRAKAMFALLWASQANTGPATFWVFVHLLKHPETMKAVKEEVDRVLKETNQEVKPGSPSIQVSFETIKTPLLDSAVQESLRLKVSPFLFRSIMEDMDLKMADGREYSLRKGDQLIMFPFIGLQMDPEIYPEPRTFKYDRFVNPDGTRKEFYKNGEKLKYFNMPWGAGPSMCPGRFFAVSEMKLFVMLMVTYFDMELVNKEEEIPPVDPSRYGIGTTHPAHDIQFRYRLRI encoded by the coding sequence ATGCATTTCTGGGAGTCTGTGCTCTGTGCTCTCTTAgcgtccctctttgctgccataCTTGGAGGGCTGTACTTGACAGGCGCCTTCCGCAAGAGGAGACCCAAAGAGCCACCGTTGGAAAAAGGCCTCATCCCATGGCTAGGGCATGGGATAAGTTTCCAAAAGAACCCTGTGGAGTTTCTGGAAAAGATGAAAAAGAAACACGGGGATATTTTCACCGTCCTAGTCGGCGGCAATTATATAAATTTTATGATGGACCCTCATACTTATGGGACTATAGTAAAGGAATCAAAAGACAAGCTAGATTTTGATACGTTTGCCTCCACGGTACTTTATAATGCCTTTGGTTTCCACCCAAGTAAATCTCATCATAAGGTCGTGCAAGAGGTTAGCAAGAAATATCTCAGAAATAAGAATCTAGCTGATCTGAACCAGGTGATGATGGAGAATTTGAAGACTGTGATGCTTCAGCACCTGGGCTCAGGCGATGGAGAAAGACCATGGCAGCAAGACGGCGTCCTCCACTTTAGCTACAAAGCCATGTTCCAAGCTGCATTCCTGACTTTGTTTGGAAGTGATCCCTGCAAAAGCGGAGATAGCAAAGAAAGTTTGAAGGACCACAGAGCACCACAGTGTGGAGAGTGGTTTGAAGACTTTCAGAAATTTGACAGTTACTTTCCCCAAATGGTCATGGGCATGCTGGATCCTGGGACCAAGAAGGAGACGGAGAGGCTGAAGAACTTCTTCTGGGATGTGCTGTCTGTAGAAATGCTGTCACAGAAGGAGAATATCAGCAACTGGGTAGCGGAGATTGACTCGCAGACTGGTGCTGACATAACTGAGAAGATGCGAGCAAAAGCAATGTTTGCGCTACTTTGGGCATCGCAAGCGAACACTGGACCGGCTACCTTCTGGGTTTTTGTGCATCTCCTGAAACACCCAGAAACAATGAAGGCAGTGAAGGAAGAAGTAGACCGAGTCCTGAAGGAGACTAATCAGGAAGTCAAGCCAGGAAGTCCCTCGATCCAGGTATCCTTTGAAACAATCAAGACTCCTCTTCTGGACAGTGCAGTACAGGAAAGTCTACGCCTGAAAGTAAGTCCGTTTCTGTTCAGAAGCATAATGGAAGATATGGATCTTAAAATGGCGGACGGGAGAGAATACAGCCTCCGGAAAGGAGACCAGCTAATTATGTTCCCTTTCATTGGCCTGCAGATGGATCCCGAAATCTACCCCGAACCTCGGACTTTCAAATATGACAGGTTCGTGAACCCAGACGGCACCAGAAAAGAATTTtataaaaatggggaaaagctAAAGTATTTCAACATGCCGTGGGGTGCCGGACCCTCCATGTGCCCTGGGCGATTCTTTGCTGTCAGCGAAATGAAGTTGTTTGTGATGCTGATGGTCACCTACTTCGACATGGAACTCGTTAATAAGGAAGAGGAGATACCACCAGTCGATCCAAGCCGCTATGGGATTGGAACGACACATCCCGCTCACGATATCCAGTTTAGGTATCGACTGAGAATCTAA
- the LOC130484658 gene encoding 7-alpha-hydroxycholest-4-en-3-one 12-alpha-hydroxylase-like: MHFWESVLCALLASLFAAVLGGLYLTGAFRKRRPKEPPLDKGLIPWLGHGISFQKNPAEFLEKMKKKHGDIFTVLVGGNYLNFVMDPHTYGTVIKESKDKLDFDTFASTVVYNVFGFHPSESHHKVVQEVSKKYLRNKNLADLNQVMMENLKTVLLRNLGSGDGERPWQQDGVFHFSYKAMFQAAFLTLFGSDPCKSGDSKESLKDRGAPQCGEWFEDFQKFDSYLPQMVIGMLDPGTKKETERLKNFFWDALSVEKVLRKENISNWVAEQDKQMAEIGMTEKMRTQFLFLLFWTSQANTGPATFWVFVHLLKHPEAMKAVKEEVDRVLKETNQEVKPGSPSIQVSFETIKTPLLDSAVQESLRLKVSPFLFRSIMEDMDLKMADGREYSLRKGDQLIMFPFIGLQMDPEIYPEPRTFKYDRFVNPDGTRKEFYKNGEKLKYFNMPWGAGPSMCPGRFFAVSEMKLFVMLMVTYFDMELVNKEEEIPPVDPSRYGIGTTHPAHDIQFRYRLRI; this comes from the coding sequence ATGCATTTCTGGGAGTCTGTGCTCTGTGCTCTCTTAGCGTCCCTCTTTGCTGCCGTACTTGGAGGGCTGTACTTGACAGGCGCCTTCCGCAAGAGGAGACCCAAAGAGCCGCCGTTGGACAAAGGCCTCATCCCATGGCTAGGACATGGGATAAGTTTCCAAAAGAACCCTGCAGAGTTTCtggaaaagatgaagaagaaacatGGGGATATTTTCACTGTCCTAGTCGGCGGCAATTATTTGAATTTTGTGATGGACCCTCATACTTATGGGACTGTCATAAAGGAATCGAAAGACAAGCTGGATTTTGATACGTTTGCCTCCACGGTAGTTTATAATGTCTTTGGTTTCCACCCAAGTGAGTCTCATCATAAGGTCGTGCAAGAGGTTAGCAAGAAGTATCTCAGAAATAAGAATCTAGCTGATCTCAACCAGGTGATGATGGAGAACTTGAAGACTGTGTTGCTTCGGAACTTGGGCTCAGGCGATGGAGAAAGACCATGGCAGCAAGACGGCGTCTTCCACTTCAGCTACAAAGCCATGTTCCAAGCTGCATTCTTGACTTTGTTTGGAAGTGATCCCTGCAAAAGTGGAGATAGCAAAGAAAGTTTGAAGGACCGTGGAGCACCACAGTGTGGAGAGTGGTTTGAAGACTTTCAGAAATTTGACAGTTACCTTCCCCAAATGGTCATTGGCATGCTGGATCCTGGGACCAAGAAGGAGACGGAGAGGCTGAAGAACTTCTTCTGGGATGCACTGTCTGTAGAAAAGGTATTGCGGAAGGAGAATATCAGCAACTGGGTTGCTGAGCAAGATAAACAGATGGCTGAGATTGGGATGACCGAAAAGATGCGGACTCAGTTCCTGTTTCTTCTTTTCTGGACATCGCAAGCGAACACTGGACCGGCTACCTTCTGGGTTTTTGTGCATCTCCTGAAACACCCAGAAGCGATGAAGGCAGTGAAGGAAGAAGTAGACCGAGTCCTGAAGGAGACTAATCAGGAAGTCAAGCCAGGAAGTCCCTCGATCCAGGTATCCTTTGAAACAATCAAGACTCCTCTTCTGGACAGTGCAGTACAGGAAAGTCTACGCCTGAAAGTAAGTCCGTTTCTGTTCAGAAGCATAATGGAAGATATGGATCTTAAAATGGCGGACGGGAGAGAATACAGCCTCCGGAAAGGAGACCAGCTAATTATGTTCCCCTTCATTGGCCTGCAGATGGATCCCGAAATCTACCCCGAACCTCGGACTTTCAAATATGACAGGTTCGTGAACCCAGACGGCACCAGAAAAGAATTTtataaaaatggggaaaagctAAAGTATTTCAACATGCCGTGGGGTGCCGGACCCTCCATGTGCCCTGGGCGATTCTTTGCTGTCAGCGAAATGAAGTTGTTTGTGATGCTGATGGTCACCTACTTCGACATGGAACTCGTTAATAAGGAAGAGGAGATACCACCAGTCGATCCAAGCCGCTATGGGATTGGAACGACACATCCCGCTCACGATATCCAGTTTAGGTATCGACTGAGAATCTAA